The sequence GGTCATCGAGCCGGTGCACCCGGCACGGACCCGCCAGGGCTGACGCTCAGCCGCCAGGGCTGACGCTCAGCCGACGCTGACGCTCAGCCGCCGGGGCTGACGCTCAGCCGGCGCCGCTGGCACCGCCGGTCGCCATCACCGCCCGTCCGATCGCCCGCAGGCGGTCGTGGACGCCGCCCATCCACGGGATGTCGCGCGGCAGGAACCGCTTCGGGACCTTGGCCACGATCGTGTAGTTCGGGTCGACGACGTTGGCGATCCGCGAGGTAGCGATCTGGCTCACGAGCTGGTAGGTATCGGAGACGGAGAGGCCGCTCTCCGCGACGATCCAGCGGATGAGTTGGCTGTGGGCGATCCGGAAGGCGTCCTCGAGCGGTCGATACGAACCCGCGACCATGATCGAGTCGTCGCTCTCGAGCCGGGGCCACTCGGCGTAGACGCCCTTCACGACGTCGACCGTGAAGGTCGTGTTCATCGCCCCTTCGACCGCCGCGCCGCAGACCTCGCCCTCGCCCATCCGGTAGTGACCGTCACCGATCGAGAAGAGCGCGCCCGGCACGTTGACGCCGAGGTAGATCGTCGTGCCGGCCTTCGCTTCCGGCGTGTCCATGTTGCCGCCGAACGCCTCGGGGACGAGGACGTTCCGCCGCTCGAAGGCGGCTGGCGCGACGCCGATCGTGCCGTGGAACGGCTCGAGCGGCAGGCGGACCTCGTAGTCCGAATCGAGGGCGTCGAAGGAGAGCTCGTTGGCCGCCGCGTCCACCCGGTACAGCCAGACCTTCTCCGGCAGCGCCTCCTGGAGCGTCGCGGTGTAGCGGGTTCCGGTCAGCGAGCCGAAGAACAGGACGTGGGTGCTCACCGCCCAGTCGCGGGCCGGTCGGACGTCGATGAGGTGGATCGCGAGCGTGTCGCCCGGCTCCGCGCCCTCGACATGGAAGGGCCCGGTCTGGGGGTTGATGAACGGGTATTCGATCGACTTCGACGGCAGGTCGCTCGTGCTGCGGATGCGGCCGTCGAAGCAGTCCTCGACATAGACGTCGAGCACCTCGCCCGGACGAACCCGCCGGATGGGGTCGTAGCCGCCGAACGTCCAGGCGTAGGTCTTCGGGTCCTGGACGAAACGGGTGATGGTCGGCGCGAGCGGTCCGGTCACAGCGGTCTCCACGATCGAAGCAGGTCGAGCGTCCGGCCGATGGGCAGGGCGTGGAGGACGTGGCCGTCCCGCCCGCGCACCGTCGTCGCCGTGAACATGGCGTTGAGGGCCGCCTCCTCGGTCGCGTCGGCGACCGCCTCGAAGAGCCGATCGATGGGGCTGCCCTGGGTCCAGAACTGGCCCTCCACGAGGACCTCGATGGGATGGCCGATGCGGGCGGTCTCGCGCGGGATCCGGTTCGCCGTCGAGAAGGCGATGAAGATCTCGCCCGAACCGTCGTTGCCGACGGAGCCGGTCCGGGCGAGGCCGACGTCCACCCGTCGGGCGAGACGCCGGAGCTGGCGCGGGTGGAGTGGCACATCCGTCGCGACGACGGCGATGCACGATCCCTCGTGGTGGTGCTCCGGCATGAGATCGGCGATCTGCCGCCCGATCGGCACCCCGAACAGCTGGAACTGGTGGCGGTTCGCGTAGTTCGTGTTGACGAGGACGCCGACGGTGTATCGCTCGCCCTTGAGCTCGAGGACGCGGGATGAGGTCCCGATCCCGCCCTTGAAGTCGAACTGCTGGGTCCCGGTCGCCGAGCCGACGCTGCCCTCGGGAACGGGCCCGTCGGTCGCCGCGTCGAGCGCCGCGTCCACGTCCTCCCGGGTGAGGCCGAAGGCCCGATTGTCGTTGAGGAAGCCGTCGTCGCATTCGGCGATGACGGGGATGACGATGTCCAGGTCCGCGACGGCCGGATCGCGGCCGACCATGTACCGGCTGACCGCGTCGTAGGCGAGGCCCACGTGCGGCGTGTCCGTGATGACGATCGGTGAACCGATGAGACCCCACTCGTCGATCACAAGATTGCTCGTCACCTCGCCGTAGCCATTGAAGACGGATGTCGCCGCGTAGAGCCGGTCGCGGAACAGGTCGCCGCCGTGCGGCCAGATCGCCGTGACCCCGCTCCGGATGACGGGATCGCCCGAGCCGGGCGCGCCGCGCACGACCGTCTGGTGACCGACCCGGACCCCGGCCACGTCCGTGATCGCGTTGTTCAGCCCGGGGACGTGGACGCCGACGGACAGGCCGAAGTCCCGGATCCGGCCGCGTTCCTCCGGCGGCGGGTCGCCGGCCATCGCTCGGACCCTCGCTACGGGAGCCGTGACAGCTCGCTC is a genomic window of Chloroflexota bacterium containing:
- a CDS encoding acetamidase/formamidase family protein — encoded protein: MTRFVQDPKTYAWTFGGYDPIRRVRPGEVLDVYVEDCFDGRIRSTSDLPSKSIEYPFINPQTGPFHVEGAEPGDTLAIHLIDVRPARDWAVSTHVLFFGSLTGTRYTATLQEALPEKVWLYRVDAAANELSFDALDSDYEVRLPLEPFHGTIGVAPAAFERRNVLVPEAFGGNMDTPEAKAGTTIYLGVNVPGALFSIGDGHYRMGEGEVCGAAVEGAMNTTFTVDVVKGVYAEWPRLESDDSIMVAGSYRPLEDAFRIAHSQLIRWIVAESGLSVSDTYQLVSQIATSRIANVVDPNYTIVAKVPKRFLPRDIPWMGGVHDRLRAIGRAVMATGGASGAG
- a CDS encoding P1 family peptidase produces the protein MAGDPPPEERGRIRDFGLSVGVHVPGLNNAITDVAGVRVGHQTVVRGAPGSGDPVIRSGVTAIWPHGGDLFRDRLYAATSVFNGYGEVTSNLVIDEWGLIGSPIVITDTPHVGLAYDAVSRYMVGRDPAVADLDIVIPVIAECDDGFLNDNRAFGLTREDVDAALDAATDGPVPEGSVGSATGTQQFDFKGGIGTSSRVLELKGERYTVGVLVNTNYANRHQFQLFGVPIGRQIADLMPEHHHEGSCIAVVATDVPLHPRQLRRLARRVDVGLARTGSVGNDGSGEIFIAFSTANRIPRETARIGHPIEVLVEGQFWTQGSPIDRLFEAVADATEEAALNAMFTATTVRGRDGHVLHALPIGRTLDLLRSWRPL